The genomic stretch AACAGCGGGTCGCCCAGGTTCAGTTTGGCGCGCACGGAGTCGATCAGGTTCGGAACGAGGCGCAGGATGTTGCCGGCTTTCAGGAGAATCACCGTGAACTGGCCGTCGCTGGGGTTGATGTCGCTGGTGATAGGCAGGCGGTAGTTGGCCATACCGAAGTTGGCGACCATCACGCCGATGCCCTCGAATTCGCGCTTTTCACCGTCGATGACGAGGTGAAAGGTGGTTTTCTTGGGATTGAGCTGTTTCATGGCGCTCATGACGTAAGCCAGAGCCCCGAATTTTTCCTTCAGCTCTTCGCTGTCACGGATCATGGTGGCGTCTGCGCCAGCTCCGGCCAGCATGCAGAAGCCGCTTTTTTCACCTTTGACCTCCACTTCACCCATATCGACGCGCAGGGCGTGGCCTTCCTGCAGGATGCGGGCGAGTTCGGCGGGGTCTCTGGGCAGATCGAGGTTCTGCGCGATGAGGTTGGCAGTGCCGGCCGGGTACGCCAGCAGCGGGACATTCTTGTAGCGGGTCGCGTAGGCGACACTGCTGACGGTGCCGTCCCCCCCCGCCGCCACCACCGCCTGAAAGGAGGTGACATC from Deinococcus fonticola encodes the following:
- a CDS encoding diacylglycerol/lipid kinase family protein; this translates as MTQGQTPPGHLDARQTTRILLIINPKSGNGDSGLPEFKALLRQAGVDITERELGSDTPMGEYVKDVTSFQAVVAAGGDGTVSSVAYATRYKNVPLLAYPAGTANLIAQNLDLPRDPAELARILQEGHALRVDMGEVEVKGEKSGFCMLAGAGADATMIRDSEELKEKFGALAYVMSAMKQLNPKKTTFHLVIDGEKREFEGIGVMVANFGMANYRLPITSDINPSDGQFTVILLKAGNILRLVPNLIDSVRAKLNLGDPLFSSNLDTLQARTIEVDAVEPFPLQYDGELHVETTPFSARILPGAIRFLTLAQKPDLET